The Pseudomonas sp. MH9.2 genomic interval GCCCAACCTAGTGTCAACCCAATAAAAAAGCCCCCGCAAGCGGGGGCCCTTTTATCAATCAACGCTTACGCGAGGATCTTGGCTACTACGCCAGCGCCGACGGTACGACCGCCTTCACGAATGGCGAAACGCAGACCTTCTTCCATCGCGATGGTTTTGATCAGGGTAACAGTCATTTGAATGTTATCACCTGGCATTACCATTTCAACGCCTTCTGGCAATTCGCAGTTACCGGTCACGTCAGTTGTACGGAAGTAGAACTGTGGACGGTAGCCTTTGAAGAACGGAGTATGACGGCCGCCTTCTTCTTTGCTCAGAACGTAAACTTCTGCGGTGAACGTGGTGTGCGGCTTAACCGAACCCGGCTTGACCAGAACCTGGCCACGCTCAACGTCTTCACGCTTGGTACCGCGCAACAGCACGCCGCAGTTCTCGCCAGCACGACCTTCGTCGAGCAGCTTACGGAACATTTCAACGCCGGTGCAGGTAGTGGTGACGGTGTCACGCAGACCAACGATCTCGATCGATTCCTGGATCTTGATGATCCCACGCTCGATACGACCTGTTACCACGGTGCCACGACCAGAGATCGAGAACACGTCTTCGATTGGCATCAGGAACGGCTTGTCGATCGCACGCACTGGATCTGGGATGTAGCTGTCCAGAGTCTCAAGCAGCTTAAGAACCGAAGTGGTACCCATTTCGTTATCGTCC includes:
- the tuf gene encoding elongation factor Tu, whose product is MAKEKFERTLPHVNVGTIGHVDHGKTTLTAALTRVAAEAFGGKAADFGSIDSAPEEKARGITINTAHVEYHTKIRHYAHVDCPGHADYVKNMITGAAQMDGAILVCSAADGPMPQTREHILLSRQVGVPYIVVYLNKADLVDDAELLELVEMEVRDLLSTYDFPGDDTPIIIGSARMALEGLDDNEMGTTSVLKLLETLDSYIPDPVRAIDKPFLMPIEDVFSISGRGTVVTGRIERGIIKIQESIEIVGLRDTVTTTCTGVEMFRKLLDEGRAGENCGVLLRGTKREDVERGQVLVKPGSVKPHTTFTAEVYVLSKEEGGRHTPFFKGYRPQFYFRTTDVTGNCELPEGVEMVMPGDNIQMTVTLIKTIAMEEGLRFAIREGGRTVGAGVVAKILA